In Oscillatoria acuminata PCC 6304, a single window of DNA contains:
- the ychF gene encoding redox-regulated ATPase YchF — protein MLRAGIVGLPNVGKSTLFNALVANAKAQAANFPFCTIEPNVGVVAVPDERLTMLAKLSKSEQIVPTRIEFVDIAGLVKGASKNEGLGNQFLSHIRQVDALVQVVRCFDDENIIHVAGSVDPVRDIEIINLELGLSDLAQIERRMDRTRKLARSSKEGQLEMAALEKLAAALNEGQQARQVSLTAEETEVIQQLELLTSKPIIYAANVSEDDLATGNEWVEKVREIASVENAKVVIISAQVESELVDLPEEERADFLASLGVEEGGLKSLIAATYQLLGLRTFLTTGPKETRAWTIREGMLAPQAAGVIHTDFERGFIRAETVAYQDLVSTGSMNAAKEKGLIRSEGKEYVVQEGDVMLFRFNV, from the coding sequence ATGCTAAGAGCCGGAATTGTCGGACTCCCGAATGTGGGAAAATCTACTTTATTTAATGCCTTAGTTGCGAATGCTAAAGCGCAAGCAGCTAACTTCCCCTTCTGCACCATCGAACCCAATGTGGGAGTTGTGGCGGTGCCAGATGAGCGGTTAACGATGCTGGCAAAACTTTCAAAATCCGAGCAAATCGTCCCCACCCGCATTGAGTTTGTGGATATTGCCGGATTAGTCAAAGGTGCCAGCAAAAACGAGGGTCTGGGCAACCAGTTTTTATCTCATATTCGGCAAGTCGATGCGCTGGTGCAGGTGGTGCGTTGTTTTGACGATGAAAATATCATTCACGTTGCCGGTTCCGTCGATCCCGTCCGGGATATCGAAATCATTAATCTAGAACTGGGATTATCTGATTTAGCACAAATTGAGCGGCGCATGGATCGCACCCGCAAATTAGCGCGCAGCAGTAAAGAGGGTCAACTCGAAATGGCCGCTTTAGAAAAATTAGCGGCAGCCTTGAATGAAGGCCAACAAGCACGTCAAGTATCTTTAACAGCGGAAGAAACTGAGGTCATTCAGCAGCTTGAGCTACTTACGAGCAAGCCGATTATTTATGCAGCCAATGTCTCAGAAGATGACTTAGCTACGGGCAATGAATGGGTGGAAAAAGTCCGAGAAATTGCCTCGGTAGAAAATGCCAAGGTGGTGATTATTTCGGCTCAGGTTGAATCAGAATTGGTGGACCTGCCGGAAGAGGAACGGGCAGATTTTCTAGCCTCTCTTGGGGTGGAAGAAGGGGGATTAAAGTCTTTAATTGCTGCGACTTATCAATTGTTGGGGTTACGAACATTTCTCACGACAGGACCGAAAGAAACCCGGGCTTGGACGATTCGAGAAGGGATGTTAGCACCTCAAGCGGCAGGGGTGATTCATACGGATTTTGAGCGGGGTTTCATTCGGGCTGAAACTGTCGCTTATCAGGATTTGGTGAGTACGGGTTCGATGAATGCGGCCAAGGAAAAGGGCTTGATTCGCAGTGAAGGAAAAGAGTATGTGGTGCAAGAAGGGGATGTGATGCTGTTCCGGTTTAATGTGTAA